The Thermomonospora curvata DSM 43183 DNA segment CGCGGCCCGATCTTGGTGATCCGGGTGTAGCCGCCCGGACGCTCGGCGAACTGCGGGGCGATCTCGGTGAACAGCGTGTGCACCACGCTCTTGTCCCGGATCACCCGGGCCACCAGGCGGCGGTTGTGCAGGTCGCCCTTCTTGGCCTTGGTGATCAGCTTCTCCGCGAACGGACGCACCCGCCGGGCCTTGGCCTCGGTGGTGGTGACGCGGCCGTGCTCGAACAGCGCGGTGGCCAAATTGGCCAGGATCAGCCGCTCGTGCGCGGGGCTGCCGCCGAGGCGGGCGCCCTTGGTGGGCTTGGGCATTGCGGTTTCCTTCCTGCGCCGGCCGTATCAGGTACCGGCGGCTCGTTCATGGACGGCCGTCCCGCCCGGCGCGCGGACGGGACGGCCCCGGGTACTGCGATCAGTACTGCTCGGTCTCGGCGTAGCTGGAGTCGTCGTCGCCGTAGCTGTCGGCCGCCACGCCCGGGTCGAATCCGGGCGGGGAGTCCTTCAGCGACAGGCCCATGTCGGCCAGCTTCTGCTTGACCTCCTCGATGCTCTTGGCACCGAAGTTGCGGATGTCGAGCAGATCCTGCTCGCTGCGCGCCACCAGCTCGCCGACCGTGTGGATGCCTTCGCGCTTGAGGCAGTTGTAGGAGCGGACGGTGAGGTTGAGCTCCTCGATGGGCAGCGCCAGATCGGCCGCCAGCGCGGCGTCCGTCGGCGAGGGGCCCATGTCGATGCCCTCGGCCTCCACGTTCAGCTCGCGGGCCAGCCCGAACAGCTCCACCAGCGTCTTGCCGGCGCTGGCCACCGCGTCGCGGGGCAGCATCGCCGGCTTGGTCTCCACGTCCAGGATCAGGCGGTCGAAGTCGGTGCGCTGCTCGACTCGGGTCGCCTCGACCTTGTAGGTGACCTTCAGGACCGGCGAGTAGATGGAGTCGATCGGGATCCGGCCGATCTCCTGGCCCGGCTGCTTGTTCTGGGCGGCGGAGACGTAACCGCGACCGCGCTCGACGGTCAGCTCCATCTCCAGCTTGGCCTTGCTGTTGAGGGTGGCGATGTGCAGGTCGGGGTTGTGCACCTCGACACCGGCCGGCGGCGCGATGTCGGCGGCGGTGACCTGCCCGGGGCCCTGCTTGCGCAGGTACATCACCACCGGCTCGTCGTGCTCGGAGG contains these protein-coding regions:
- a CDS encoding DNA-directed RNA polymerase subunit alpha, with protein sequence MLIAQRPTLTEEQIDEYRSRFIIEPLEPGFGYTIGNSLRRTLLSSIPGAAVTSIRIEGVLHEFSTIPGVKEDVTDIILNLKELVVSSEHDEPVVMYLRKQGPGQVTAADIAPPAGVEVHNPDLHIATLNSKAKLEMELTVERGRGYVSAAQNKQPGQEIGRIPIDSIYSPVLKVTYKVEATRVEQRTDFDRLILDVETKPAMLPRDAVASAGKTLVELFGLARELNVEAEGIDMGPSPTDAALAADLALPIEELNLTVRSYNCLKREGIHTVGELVARSEQDLLDIRNFGAKSIEEVKQKLADMGLSLKDSPPGFDPGVAADSYGDDDSSYAETEQY
- the rplQ gene encoding 50S ribosomal protein L17; protein product: MPKPTKGARLGGSPAHERLILANLATALFEHGRVTTTEAKARRVRPFAEKLITKAKKGDLHNRRLVARVIRDKSVVHTLFTEIAPQFAERPGGYTRITKIGPRRGDCAPMAVIELVSEPMRAGAVKTVQGKDETKAAESKAAEAEEKATEAKSEEAAEAEETETKKDAE